Proteins co-encoded in one Methylomonas albis genomic window:
- a CDS encoding HDOD domain-containing protein, with product MTEAHSQLLSAKLAKNRLYQDCFKYMQSDSLALPTIPDVSVKIRRAINEPNANSAKIARVVQIDPSITARVVKISNSPLYRGRRKIESCPEALTRLGLKAAQDIITAFALKAVFNAKSPVIRRKMQELWAHSSYVAAISAVFAHKTPGFDPDRAMLAGLIHDIGVVPILAYADRQPDILANPGDLAEAVRELRSPIGVQIVRKWDFPSDFEDVIIHAENWHRDSGEQACYSDIVMISQLHSFIGKIDIKQMPKLDELPAYKKLAKGNLDADLSINILDQAKDEIEHIRQMLS from the coding sequence ATGACCGAGGCCCATTCCCAACTGCTGTCCGCCAAACTGGCAAAAAACCGACTGTATCAAGATTGCTTTAAGTATATGCAATCCGATTCTTTGGCCTTGCCGACCATCCCCGATGTCTCGGTTAAAATTCGGCGCGCAATTAATGAACCCAATGCCAACAGCGCCAAAATCGCCAGAGTCGTGCAAATCGACCCCAGCATTACCGCGCGCGTGGTAAAAATCTCTAATAGTCCGCTATATCGTGGCCGGCGCAAAATCGAAAGTTGTCCGGAGGCGTTGACGCGTCTGGGTTTGAAAGCCGCGCAAGACATCATTACCGCCTTCGCGTTAAAAGCCGTGTTTAACGCCAAATCCCCGGTGATTCGCCGCAAGATGCAAGAGCTTTGGGCGCATAGCAGTTATGTCGCGGCGATCAGTGCGGTGTTTGCCCATAAAACCCCCGGCTTCGATCCGGATCGCGCCATGCTGGCCGGTTTGATTCACGACATAGGCGTGGTGCCGATTCTGGCTTACGCCGACCGCCAACCCGATATTTTAGCCAATCCCGGCGATTTGGCGGAAGCAGTGCGCGAGTTACGTAGCCCGATTGGCGTGCAAATCGTCCGTAAATGGGATTTTCCCAGCGACTTTGAAGACGTGATCATCCACGCTGAAAACTGGCACCGCGACAGCGGTGAGCAAGCCTGTTACAGCGATATAGTCATGATTTCGCAACTGCACAGCTTCATCGGCAAGATAGACATCAAACAAATGCCGAAGCTGGACGAATTGCCGGCTTATAAAAAACTGGCTAAAGGCAATCTGGATGCGGATTTAAGCATCAATATACTCGACCAGGCGAAAGATGAGATCGAGCATATTCGGCAGATGTTGAGTTAA
- the prmB gene encoding 50S ribosomal protein L3 N(5)-glutamine methyltransferase, producing the protein MNRTGPDVITTLSSIRDYIRWAASRFAEHRVFLGHGTVTPLDEAAAIVLHTLHQPYDLDHGYLDATLTMAERQAVLALIERRIVERKPSAYLTHEAIFAGLSFYVDERVLVPRSPIAELIAERFEPWIEETQVFNILDLCTGSACIAIACAYAFPDAQVDAVELSDDALAVARINLKKHELEDQVQLYQSDLFNELPAKPYDIIVSNPPYVAIAEWESLPAEFHAEPEMGFTGGEHGLDLVLRILVDAKRYLAEQGILIIEVGSSAETLQEMFPDVPFQWLEFEHGGDGVFLLTAAQVTLYHSLFASAL; encoded by the coding sequence ATGAATAGAACTGGCCCGGATGTTATCACAACCCTCAGCAGCATCAGAGACTATATTCGCTGGGCTGCCAGTCGATTTGCCGAGCACCGGGTTTTTTTAGGGCACGGCACCGTCACACCCCTGGATGAAGCGGCAGCCATCGTGTTACATACTTTGCATCAGCCATACGATTTGGATCATGGCTATTTGGACGCTACGCTGACGATGGCCGAACGCCAGGCGGTTTTGGCTTTAATCGAACGCCGTATCGTCGAACGTAAGCCGTCCGCTTATTTAACCCATGAAGCGATATTTGCCGGCCTGTCTTTTTATGTCGATGAACGGGTCTTGGTGCCGCGTTCGCCCATCGCCGAATTAATCGCCGAACGCTTTGAGCCGTGGATAGAAGAAACCCAAGTGTTCAACATTCTGGATTTATGTACCGGTAGCGCCTGCATCGCTATCGCCTGTGCCTATGCCTTCCCTGATGCACAAGTGGATGCGGTGGAATTGTCGGACGATGCCTTGGCGGTAGCCCGGATCAATTTGAAAAAACATGAACTGGAAGACCAAGTCCAGCTCTATCAATCCGATTTATTCAACGAATTGCCGGCCAAGCCTTACGACATCATCGTCAGCAATCCGCCCTATGTCGCCATCGCCGAATGGGAAAGTCTGCCCGCCGAGTTTCACGCCGAACCCGAGATGGGATTTACCGGCGGTGAACACGGCCTGGATCTGGTGTTGCGGATTTTGGTCGATGCCAAACGTTATCTAGCCGAGCAGGGCATCTTGATCATCGAAGTGGGCAGCAGCGCCGAGACTTTGCAGGAGATGTTTCCCGACGTGCCGTTCCAATGGCTGGAATTCGAGCATGGCGGCGACGGCGTATTTCTGTTGACCGCCGCACAAGTCACTCTTTATCACTCACTCTTTGCCAGCGCTTTATAA